In one window of Chitinophagales bacterium DNA:
- a CDS encoding ATP-binding cassette domain-containing protein, with translation MKYQLEADGIMLDFGARRILADVYMKCETGKITGLLGRNGQGKTCLMNIIYGTLPALSKSVRLNGKPIYDAFKRPNLLTYLPQFHFIPGFLTLQRVFTDFTLDYATFCEHFPEFKQPIHTRISDLSGGQRRLIEVYVVLMSPSHFSMLDEPFSQLMPLYIERLQVLLQKEKERKGFLISDHLFQQVTDIADQVYLLSNGKTHLIKELSDLDRLQYAKIY, from the coding sequence ATGAAATATCAACTGGAAGCAGACGGTATCATGCTGGATTTTGGTGCGAGAAGGATTCTGGCTGATGTGTACATGAAGTGCGAAACAGGTAAGATTACCGGTTTATTGGGCAGAAACGGTCAGGGTAAGACCTGCTTGATGAACATCATTTATGGTACCCTTCCTGCATTAAGCAAATCGGTTCGATTGAACGGTAAACCTATATATGATGCTTTTAAGCGTCCTAATTTATTAACGTATCTGCCTCAGTTCCATTTTATACCGGGGTTCTTAACCTTACAAAGAGTGTTTACTGATTTCACTTTGGATTATGCCACATTCTGCGAACATTTCCCTGAATTCAAACAGCCTATTCATACGCGGATTAGTGATTTGTCTGGCGGACAAAGACGATTGATAGAAGTGTACGTGGTATTGATGTCTCCATCACATTTCTCCATGTTGGATGAGCCATTTTCTCAGCTAATGCCATTATATATTGAGCGTTTGCAAGTGTTATTGCAGAAAGAAAAAGAGCGGAAAGGTTTCTTGATATCCGATCATTTGTTTCAACAAGTAACCGATATAGCCGATCAGGTTTATTTGTTATCAAATGGTAAAACGCACCTTATTAAAGAGCTGAGTGATTTAGATCGGCTACAATATGCTAAGATTTATTAA
- a CDS encoding Crp/Fnr family transcriptional regulator gives MQTRCVLEKTKYTPLSSEIVNHEVIAHFRKYIPVSDALKAELDKRLSFAEYKKGDLLHDARNICKQSFFIQKGLVRVYFLKDEKEVSEYFSAEHEWVNSPRSFMQQQKDIYFIDAIEPTACACLHVDDLVYLFNHFIEMERYARLSMGSAFGHFMERITSMRFSTAKEKYQHFCTTYHDIHHRIPLGMVASYLGIAQETLSRLRAEQ, from the coding sequence ATGCAAACACGCTGTGTTTTAGAGAAAACAAAATACACACCATTGAGCAGTGAAATAGTCAATCATGAGGTTATAGCGCATTTCAGGAAATATATTCCGGTTAGTGACGCATTAAAGGCAGAGTTGGATAAGCGGCTTTCCTTTGCTGAATATAAAAAGGGTGATTTGTTGCATGATGCCAGAAATATCTGCAAACAGAGCTTTTTTATACAGAAGGGCTTGGTACGTGTATACTTTCTGAAAGATGAAAAAGAGGTATCTGAGTATTTCAGCGCTGAGCATGAATGGGTAAATTCACCCAGAAGCTTTATGCAGCAACAAAAGGATATCTATTTCATTGATGCCATTGAGCCAACAGCGTGTGCTTGTCTGCATGTGGATGATCTTGTGTATTTGTTCAATCATTTTATTGAGATGGAACGTTATGCAAGACTTTCCATGGGTTCAGCTTTTGGGCATTTTATGGAGCGCATTACTTCCATGCGCTTTAGCACAGCCAAAGAGAAATACCAGCATTTTTGTACAACCTATCATGATATTCATCACCGCATTCCACTTGGTATGGTAGCTTCTTATCTGGGCATCGCTCAGGAAACCTTAAGCAGGTTAAGAGCGGAACAATGA